A window from Candidatus Paceibacterota bacterium encodes these proteins:
- a CDS encoding cytidine deaminase, which translates to MNVDQNLVDAAIKLLKSKFPIGSGGAAAMYTKSGKVLTSIGIEDSPNDSVNLCYETGCILEALKLGEEIVATVCVYRETTNSPILILTPCGICQERLRIWSGGIFAAVPQKGDSSKWESRTLDELEPYYWGNVLK; encoded by the coding sequence ATGAATGTTGACCAGAATTTAGTAGATGCGGCAATTAAATTGCTGAAGAGTAAATTTCCAATTGGATCTGGTGGAGCGGCTGCAATGTATACAAAAAGTGGAAAGGTTCTGACTTCGATAGGTATAGAGGATTCACCTAATGATTCCGTTAATCTCTGTTATGAGACAGGGTGTATTTTAGAGGCTTTAAAATTGGGAGAAGAAATTGTAGCTACTGTTTGCGTATATAGGGAAACTACAAATAGTCCTATTCTAATACTTACTCCGTGTGGAATATGCCAAGAGCGCTTAAGGATATGGAGTGGTGGTATCTTTGCCGCTGTTCCTCAAAAGGGAGATTCTTCTAAGTGGGAATCAAGAACCTTGGATGAATTAGAGCCGTATTATTGGGGCAATGTTCTGAAATAG
- a CDS encoding carbamoyltransferase C-terminal domain-containing protein — protein MYLGLNTYSHDSSACLIDENGKIIAAVEEERFTSKKHEDAFPVNSIKYCLKEAGITSQDIKGIAIAWHPREMLFMRMIKEFIFEYHVPWKVFKNSLRKFWKSLFLKSDFEKYIGKLNTNVAVRYYKHHHAHVASAFYASGFDEATFFTLDGRGEYEVGIWGKIDYKNGVNQIGSLHHPNSLGNLWGAVSEYCGFLPGWAKAGTTMAFAALGRPKYMKEFEKMITFKPENDSNWFVTDTKYFDNRDGAGHVTPVFEDFFGEKSCEHGQDKEIHRDIAATLQVFTEKVILEKLAEVYKRTQQSNLVMAGGVCLNSVVNALILEKSAFKDLFIQPASHDAGLSIGSAYLLQQEFNVGKKPGQMRNAYLGPEYSDDEIINALGLHKDEVSFTKEDAIHEKVATLLNNGKIVACFQGRLEYGPRALGSRSILAPAVENSMVERLNKIKQRESFRPFAISILEEYKNDWLVHGYISPFMLIVESIKSDLREKVPAAQHVDGTVRTQTINESDNGLYFKLLRAYHALSGTPLFINTSFNIKGRPIVLSPDDALKAFLEVDIDVLAIGSYLVSRK, from the coding sequence ATGTATCTCGGACTTAATACATATTCACATGATAGTAGTGCTTGTCTTATAGATGAGAACGGAAAAATTATTGCTGCGGTAGAAGAGGAACGTTTTACCAGTAAAAAGCATGAGGATGCCTTTCCTGTGAATTCAATCAAATATTGTCTCAAAGAGGCTGGAATCACTTCTCAGGATATAAAAGGTATAGCCATAGCATGGCATCCAAGAGAGATGTTGTTCATGAGAATGATCAAGGAATTTATCTTTGAATATCATGTACCGTGGAAAGTGTTCAAAAATAGCTTGAGAAAATTCTGGAAGTCACTATTCCTCAAGAGTGATTTTGAAAAATATATTGGGAAGCTCAATACTAATGTGGCTGTAAGATATTATAAACATCACCACGCACATGTCGCTTCAGCATTTTATGCATCAGGATTTGATGAGGCTACATTTTTTACACTTGATGGTAGAGGAGAATACGAAGTTGGTATTTGGGGAAAAATTGATTATAAAAATGGTGTTAATCAAATTGGATCACTTCACCATCCTAATTCTTTAGGGAATCTTTGGGGTGCCGTAAGTGAATATTGCGGGTTTTTACCTGGGTGGGCGAAAGCAGGCACGACGATGGCCTTTGCGGCACTTGGCAGACCAAAATATATGAAAGAGTTTGAAAAAATGATTACATTTAAACCAGAAAATGACTCGAATTGGTTTGTTACAGACACTAAGTATTTTGATAATCGAGATGGAGCTGGACATGTTACGCCAGTGTTTGAAGATTTTTTCGGTGAAAAGTCTTGCGAACATGGACAAGATAAAGAAATCCATAGGGATATTGCTGCAACACTACAGGTATTTACAGAAAAAGTTATTCTTGAAAAATTAGCAGAAGTGTATAAGCGCACCCAGCAATCAAATTTAGTTATGGCTGGCGGTGTTTGTCTAAACTCGGTTGTTAATGCGTTGATTTTAGAGAAAAGTGCATTTAAAGATTTATTTATTCAACCCGCTTCACATGATGCTGGTTTGTCTATTGGATCTGCCTATCTATTACAGCAAGAGTTTAATGTTGGAAAAAAGCCAGGTCAGATGCGCAATGCCTATCTTGGCCCAGAATATTCTGATGATGAAATCATAAATGCTTTAGGGCTTCACAAAGATGAAGTCTCATTTACGAAAGAAGATGCGATCCATGAAAAAGTAGCAACATTACTCAATAATGGAAAGATTGTAGCGTGTTTTCAAGGTAGACTTGAGTATGGTCCTAGGGCACTTGGTTCACGAAGTATTCTTGCACCAGCTGTTGAAAATAGCATGGTTGAAAGACTTAACAAGATAAAACAACGGGAATCTTTCAGACCATTTGCGATCTCTATTCTTGAAGAATACAAAAATGATTGGCTGGTTCATGGTTACATATCACCGTTTATGCTTATTGTTGAATCAATTAAATCAGACCTTAGAGAAAAAGTTCCAGCAGCTCAACATGTTGATGGTACCGTAAGAACACAGACAATAAATGAAAGCGACAACGGTTTATATTTCAAATTATTGAGAGCGTATCATGCTTTGTCTGGTACACCTTTGTTTATAAACACATCTTTCAATATCAAAGGTAGACCAATTGTACTTTCGCCGGATGATGCATTAAAAGCGTTTCTTGAGGTTGATATTGATGTATTAGCGATTGGGTCGTATCTAGTCTCGAGAAAATAA
- a CDS encoding uracil-DNA glycosylase produces MTKKGRMKEIEEKILNLKESPLYEYRTTNGFFPVIGEGSHDAEIVFIGEAPGRNEAKTGKPFCGAAGKVLDKLLEHVKIKRESIYITNIVKDRPPENRDPTPKEIEIYGPFLDKQIEIIQPRVVVALGRYAMGYVMEKFGLGSQLEPIGKAHGKSYKAKASYGDIDMVVLYHPCVAVYNPNNLGKLKKDFEVLIG; encoded by the coding sequence ATGACTAAGAAAGGACGAATGAAAGAAATTGAAGAAAAAATTCTTAACCTCAAAGAATCTCCTCTTTACGAATACCGTACAACCAACGGTTTTTTTCCTGTAATAGGTGAGGGAAGTCATGATGCTGAAATAGTTTTTATAGGAGAAGCTCCGGGTAGGAATGAAGCCAAGACAGGTAAACCTTTTTGTGGAGCAGCGGGAAAAGTCTTGGATAAGCTTTTGGAACATGTAAAAATTAAGCGTGAGTCTATTTATATAACTAATATAGTCAAAGATCGTCCTCCAGAAAACCGTGATCCAACGCCAAAGGAAATAGAGATTTACGGACCATTTTTGGATAAGCAAATAGAGATCATTCAACCAAGAGTGGTAGTTGCACTCGGTCGTTATGCTATGGGCTATGTTATGGAGAAGTTTGGTTTAGGATCACAATTGGAACCGATAGGCAAAGCTCATGGGAAGTCTTATAAAGCAAAAGCGAGTTATGGCGATATAGATATGGTGGTGTTGTATCATCCTTGCGTTGCTGTTTATAACCCGAATAATCTGGGTAAGCTCAAGAAAGATTTTGAGGTGCTTATCGGCTAG
- a CDS encoding ATP cone domain-containing protein produces MTQQQDASASFFMYNIVMNHLISITKSDGTKQLFEEEKLVSSLRRVGASPEAIEDVADEIGKEIADGMTTSEIYRRAFALLRKHSMPVAVKYSVRRAMTELGPDGFPFEKFVARVFKMWGYEAVTDQVVLGKCVEHEVDVIAWKDNSLAMVEAKYHNEFGLKSDLKVSLYVKARYDDISENEYDYGGVKRKLTERWLITNTKFTDKAIQYGECNKMKLLGWNYPDHGNLHELIFENSLHPIACLTTLTRDQKRELAGQNVLVCLDLVGNPGVLNSIGVKAEDQEKVLTEAQIVIEQAK; encoded by the coding sequence ATGACGCAACAACAAGATGCTTCCGCTTCCTTTTTCATGTACAATATCGTCATGAACCACTTAATTTCTATTACAAAGTCAGATGGCACAAAGCAATTATTCGAAGAAGAGAAGCTTGTAAGTTCACTTAGACGTGTTGGGGCTTCACCGGAAGCAATTGAAGACGTTGCAGATGAGATCGGTAAAGAGATTGCAGATGGCATGACAACCTCCGAGATTTATAGGAGAGCTTTTGCTTTGCTTCGCAAACATTCTATGCCAGTTGCGGTGAAATATTCTGTAAGAAGAGCAATGACCGAACTTGGACCAGACGGTTTTCCATTTGAGAAGTTTGTAGCCAGAGTTTTCAAAATGTGGGGATATGAAGCCGTTACAGATCAGGTTGTCTTGGGAAAATGTGTGGAACATGAGGTGGATGTCATTGCTTGGAAAGACAATTCTCTAGCTATGGTTGAAGCAAAATATCACAATGAATTTGGTTTGAAGTCGGATCTCAAAGTTAGTCTTTATGTCAAAGCTAGATATGATGATATTTCAGAAAATGAATATGACTATGGTGGAGTAAAAAGAAAACTTACTGAGCGTTGGCTTATAACCAATACCAAGTTTACTGATAAGGCTATCCAATATGGTGAATGTAATAAGATGAAATTGCTTGGTTGGAACTATCCAGATCATGGCAATCTACACGAATTGATTTTTGAAAATAGTTTACACCCTATTGCTTGTCTGACTACACTTACTCGCGATCAAAAGAGAGAATTGGCTGGTCAAAATGTTTTGGTCTGTCTGGATCTCGTAGGTAATCCGGGAGTTTTGAATTCAATAGGTGTAAAGGCAGAAGATCAGGAAAAAGTTTTGACTGAAGCACAGATTGTTATTGAACAAGCGAAATAA
- the mnmA gene encoding tRNA 2-thiouridine(34) synthase MnmA: MKKGVKKGKVFVGLSGGVDSSVSAGLLKRAGFDVTGVFIKVWQPDWIECNWKEERLEAIRAAAHLDIPFVTLDLVNEYKKDVIDYMVKEYSVGRTPNPDVMCNRYVKFGAFSKWALEQGADFVATGHYAQVLQSGDANSNYSLLAGTDKNKDQSYFLWTLNQKDLQHILFPVGHLTKPEVRKLALKFKLPNAEKKDSQGLCFIGKVDVKEFLSHYIKSTSGNVLNEKGEIIGNHPGALLFTKGERRGFTLTVKTPHDAPYFIIDKDAEQNTITVSNKDESGILPSTDKQIRIGSMNWVSGEMPEIGRPLQVRGRYRQPLQNAKIISANISEAVIEFERPQDSLSSGQSLVIYDGEKCLGGGVII; encoded by the coding sequence ATGAAAAAAGGGGTAAAAAAAGGAAAAGTCTTTGTTGGCCTTTCTGGTGGGGTTGATAGTTCTGTATCTGCCGGCTTACTGAAGCGGGCAGGTTTTGATGTTACGGGTGTTTTCATCAAAGTTTGGCAACCAGATTGGATAGAATGTAATTGGAAGGAGGAACGTTTGGAAGCAATACGAGCAGCTGCTCACCTTGATATTCCTTTTGTTACCTTGGATCTGGTCAATGAATACAAGAAGGACGTCATTGATTATATGGTCAAAGAATATTCTGTTGGTAGGACTCCAAATCCTGATGTGATGTGTAATCGTTACGTAAAATTTGGTGCTTTCTCAAAATGGGCTTTGGAACAAGGTGCAGATTTCGTTGCTACAGGTCATTACGCACAGGTACTACAAAGTGGTGACGCTAATTCCAATTATTCACTACTTGCTGGTACAGACAAAAATAAAGACCAGTCGTATTTTCTTTGGACTCTGAATCAAAAAGATTTACAACATATACTTTTTCCAGTCGGTCATCTCACCAAGCCAGAAGTTAGAAAATTGGCTTTGAAATTCAAATTACCAAATGCAGAAAAGAAAGATAGTCAGGGTTTGTGTTTTATTGGTAAAGTGGATGTAAAGGAATTTTTGTCACATTATATAAAATCCACCTCTGGAAATGTTTTGAATGAAAAAGGGGAAATTATAGGAAATCATCCTGGTGCTTTGTTATTTACAAAAGGTGAACGTCGAGGTTTTACTTTGACGGTAAAAACACCCCATGATGCGCCGTATTTTATTATTGATAAAGATGCAGAACAAAATACCATCACGGTTTCTAATAAAGATGAAAGTGGGATATTACCAAGTACTGATAAACAAATAAGGATTGGTTCTATGAATTGGGTTAGTGGAGAAATGCCTGAAATAGGTAGACCTCTACAAGTTCGTGGCCGTTATAGACAACCACTTCAAAATGCAAAGATCATTTCCGCGAACATTTCCGAAGCAGTTATAGAATTTGAAAGACCACAGGATTCTCTATCCTCGGGGCAATCCTTGGTTATTTATGATGGTGAGAAATGTCTTGGTGGCGGTGTGATTATATAG
- the mltG gene encoding endolytic transglycosylase MltG yields the protein MLKIFSKKLIITTLAVITVIIFVGIYASIAPKDFPTDRTIITVKSGQYLSQVADNLTKNNIIKSPTLFKIFVVLLSGHRSVKAADYLFDEPQSVLRVAYRFINGIQNLPKIKVTIYEGSTAKSIGETIKKSIPKFDLQTFLVLAKPYEGYLFPDTYYFYENVKPDDVVAQLRDTFNQKIKTELLAIQASGKSLEDVIKMASIVEKEASSTKDRKIIAGILLQRIKIGMPLQVDVPFYYVLNKKAGEGITLADLAIDSPYNTYKHTGLPPTPISNPGLDSIEAVLTPTKTNYLFYLSDSKGGMHYAVDHNGHLVNKDKYIP from the coding sequence ATGTTAAAGATTTTTTCCAAAAAACTTATCATCACTACTTTGGCTGTAATCACAGTTATTATTTTTGTTGGAATCTATGCTTCTATAGCGCCAAAAGATTTTCCTACAGATAGAACTATTATCACGGTAAAATCAGGACAATACTTATCTCAAGTTGCTGACAATTTGACTAAAAATAATATTATAAAATCACCTACACTGTTCAAAATTTTTGTAGTATTACTTTCTGGTCATCGTAGTGTAAAAGCGGCTGACTACCTCTTTGATGAACCACAATCAGTTTTGAGGGTTGCTTACAGGTTCATAAATGGTATTCAAAATCTACCTAAAATAAAAGTTACTATTTACGAAGGTAGTACTGCCAAGAGTATTGGAGAGACTATTAAAAAAAGTATTCCAAAATTTGATTTGCAAACTTTTTTGGTGCTAGCTAAGCCTTATGAAGGTTATTTGTTCCCAGATACGTATTATTTTTATGAAAATGTTAAACCGGATGATGTTGTAGCCCAATTGCGTGATACTTTCAATCAAAAAATTAAAACAGAGTTACTTGCTATTCAAGCTTCGGGGAAGTCTTTGGAAGATGTTATAAAAATGGCTTCTATTGTAGAAAAAGAAGCTTCTAGTACTAAAGATAGAAAGATTATCGCAGGAATATTGTTACAGAGGATAAAGATCGGTATGCCGTTACAGGTTGATGTACCGTTTTATTATGTTCTCAATAAAAAAGCTGGCGAAGGCATAACTTTGGCTGATCTCGCTATTGATTCACCTTATAATACTTATAAACATACTGGTTTACCACCAACGCCTATTTCTAATCCCGGTCTTGATTCTATTGAAGCGGTTTTGACGCCGACGAAGACAAATTATCTTTTCTATTTATCTGATAGTAAGGGTGGTATGCATTATGCTGTGGATCATAATGGTCATCTTGTGAATAAGGACAAGTACATTCCGTAG
- a CDS encoding sigma factor-like helix-turn-helix DNA-binding protein produces MATSTISFKPKQTVKRLLSSLPDRAREVIIYRYGLGKDVKRMTLDAIGKIYGITRERVRQIENYALSNIRKSDDYTKEKAVFSEIETLLHSLGGIVVEDDFLGHVSKDKSLQNHVFFLLVVGEPFRKMKEDDEFRHRWHVNEALAKEVEGALRKLYSNLNNQDLLPESEMVNKFLGHLEDVSERYKNQEVVKRWLQISKAIGKNPLGDWGVSASPNIKAKGMRDYAFLVIRKHGSPIHFREVAKQITTMFDKKAHVATTHNELIKDPRFVLVGRGLYALAEWGYAPGVVRDVIRSVLVKNGSMSKEEVIDKVMKERYVKENTIIVNLQNPKYFKRDKDGKYSPAGEKGKA; encoded by the coding sequence ATGGCCACATCAACCATTTCATTCAAGCCCAAGCAGACCGTAAAGAGACTACTTTCGTCTCTACCTGACCGTGCTCGTGAAGTTATCATTTATCGTTACGGTTTGGGTAAAGATGTGAAGCGTATGACTCTCGATGCTATCGGCAAGATTTACGGTATTACCCGTGAACGTGTTCGTCAGATTGAGAACTACGCTCTTTCCAATATTCGCAAATCTGATGACTACACAAAGGAAAAAGCAGTCTTCAGTGAGATTGAAACTCTACTTCATTCTCTAGGTGGTATCGTCGTTGAGGATGATTTCCTCGGACATGTTTCAAAAGACAAGAGTCTACAAAACCATGTCTTCTTTTTGCTAGTAGTCGGAGAACCTTTCCGTAAGATGAAGGAAGATGATGAATTCCGTCATCGCTGGCATGTAAATGAAGCTCTTGCCAAAGAAGTTGAAGGAGCTCTCCGAAAATTGTATTCCAACCTCAACAATCAAGACCTACTCCCAGAATCAGAAATGGTCAACAAATTCCTCGGTCACTTAGAAGATGTTTCTGAACGTTATAAAAATCAAGAAGTTGTAAAGCGCTGGTTGCAGATCTCAAAAGCTATTGGTAAAAATCCACTAGGCGATTGGGGTGTCTCAGCTTCTCCAAATATCAAAGCAAAGGGTATGCGTGATTATGCATTCTTGGTTATTAGAAAGCATGGTTCACCTATTCACTTCCGTGAAGTTGCAAAACAGATTACAACTATGTTTGATAAAAAAGCTCACGTTGCTACTACTCACAATGAGCTCATCAAAGATCCTCGTTTCGTACTAGTCGGTCGTGGTCTATATGCTCTAGCTGAATGGGGTTATGCACCAGGAGTTGTCCGTGATGTCATCCGTTCAGTCTTGGTCAAAAATGGTTCAATGTCTAAGGAAGAAGTTATTGATAAGGTAATGAAAGAAAGATACGTAAAGGAAAATACCATTATCGTCAACCTCCAAAATCCAAAGTATTTCAAGAGAGATAAAGATGGTAAGTATTCACCAGCAGGAGAAAAGGGAAAAGCCTAA
- the leuS gene encoding leucine--tRNA ligase has protein sequence MKKTSQKTKKTAVKVAKKVTAKVSVYDSAKIEKKWQKKWESSKVFRSKEDNKKPKYYVLDMFPYPSGEGLHVGHPKGYIATDIISRYKRMAGYSILHPMGFDAFGLPAENYALKTKTNPADSVKKNVARYKKQLEIMGFDYDWSREVNTTDPKYYKWTQWIFLQLLKKGLAYESFEPINWCPSCKTGLANEDVEDGHCERCGTLVEKKPMRQWVLRITDYAERLLNDLDAKKNLDIPLLDWPESIKILQRNWIGRSEGAEIKFKIKNQESNIKNDDTIDVYTTRPDTLFGVTYVVLAPEHKLVTEFLKNIENRQEVEDYINKTKKQTDIERTDAGKEKTGVELKGVKAVNPVNNEEVPVWIADYVLAEYGTGAVMAVPAHDERDFAFAKKYGLQIKQVIAPYATNSEGKDHVRPDKETVKRKTIYALLLDEKNDRFLCLDWEKFNWHSGIIGGVDDGESYKDAAAREIKEETGYIHIEYVKDLGMEQHNHFFAAHKDVNRYAFGQGVLFRLLDEEKSIVKEEEVVNHKTVWIKRSDMKTWLNLSAFELMWNAYISNSNCFTGDGKLINSGKFDGKSSGSVKKEITESVGGQWVTKFKLRDWVFSRQRYWGEPIPVIRCENCALINPEGKGIVPVPEKDLPVILPRVKSYEPTGTGESPLATISKWVNVKCPVCKGSAKRETNTMPQWAGSSWYYLRYEDPENNKVLVDPKKEKYWSPVDVYVGGAEHATRHLIYARFWHKFLYDIGVVSNIEPFLKLQHVGLIMGEDGRKMSKRFGNVINPDEIVGNYGADSLRLYEMFMGPFDQQIAWSTSSIVGTRRFIERVWKLREKVDTKGKLAQPKECADVDAIIHKTIKKITDDIEAMRFNTAVSALMIAINELEKSVSISRKQYETILQLLAPFAPHFTEELWSLLGNKKSIHVSPWPVYDPKKVVENEVTIMVQVSGKIRGSFTAPTDTSKEDIERLAKEVPEVKKWLEGKEIRKVIVVPNKLVNIVVA, from the coding sequence ATGAAGAAGACTAGCCAAAAAACCAAAAAGACAGCCGTAAAGGTTGCAAAGAAGGTGACTGCGAAAGTTTCGGTTTACGATTCTGCTAAGATAGAGAAAAAGTGGCAAAAGAAGTGGGAGAGTTCCAAGGTTTTTAGATCTAAAGAAGATAATAAGAAACCGAAATATTATGTGCTAGATATGTTCCCATATCCATCTGGTGAAGGTCTCCATGTTGGTCATCCAAAAGGTTATATAGCTACCGATATCATTTCTCGTTACAAGAGAATGGCTGGATATTCTATCCTTCATCCAATGGGATTTGATGCTTTTGGTTTACCGGCAGAGAATTATGCTTTGAAAACAAAAACCAATCCAGCGGATTCTGTTAAAAAGAATGTAGCTAGGTACAAAAAACAATTGGAAATAATGGGTTTTGATTACGATTGGTCACGTGAAGTTAATACTACTGATCCAAAATATTATAAGTGGACTCAGTGGATATTTTTGCAATTGTTAAAAAAGGGTTTGGCTTATGAATCGTTTGAACCTATCAATTGGTGTCCTTCTTGTAAAACTGGTTTGGCAAATGAAGATGTAGAAGATGGTCACTGTGAACGTTGTGGTACGTTGGTGGAGAAGAAGCCTATGAGGCAGTGGGTTTTACGTATTACTGATTACGCAGAGAGATTGCTCAATGATTTGGATGCTAAGAAAAATCTTGATATACCACTTCTTGATTGGCCGGAATCAATAAAGATCTTACAGAGAAATTGGATAGGAAGAAGTGAAGGAGCAGAGATAAAGTTCAAAATTAAAAATCAAGAATCAAATATAAAAAATGACGATACAATAGACGTATATACAACTCGTCCAGACACATTATTTGGTGTGACTTATGTTGTTTTGGCACCAGAGCATAAGTTAGTGACAGAATTTTTGAAAAATATTGAGAATCGTCAAGAAGTAGAGGATTATATAAATAAAACCAAGAAACAGACTGATATTGAACGTACGGATGCTGGTAAAGAAAAGACTGGTGTTGAGTTGAAAGGTGTCAAAGCAGTCAATCCTGTCAACAATGAAGAGGTTCCTGTTTGGATAGCGGATTATGTTTTGGCTGAATATGGTACAGGAGCTGTCATGGCAGTACCAGCACATGATGAGAGGGATTTTGCTTTTGCAAAGAAGTATGGGTTACAGATAAAACAAGTTATTGCACCTTACGCTACTAATAGCGAAGGAAAAGATCATGTTAGACCAGATAAAGAAACCGTTAAGAGAAAAACGATTTACGCTCTTTTATTAGATGAGAAAAATGATAGGTTTTTGTGTTTGGATTGGGAGAAGTTTAATTGGCATTCGGGGATAATTGGAGGAGTTGATGATGGTGAATCATATAAAGATGCTGCTGCTCGTGAAATAAAAGAAGAAACAGGATACATTCATATTGAGTATGTAAAAGATTTAGGTATGGAACAACATAATCATTTCTTTGCTGCTCATAAGGATGTTAATAGGTATGCTTTTGGGCAAGGCGTACTTTTTAGATTATTGGATGAGGAAAAATCAATAGTAAAAGAAGAAGAAGTTGTCAACCATAAAACAGTTTGGATAAAAAGAAGTGATATGAAGACTTGGTTGAATCTTTCTGCTTTTGAATTGATGTGGAATGCTTATATCTCCAACTCCAATTGTTTTACTGGAGATGGAAAACTTATCAATTCCGGCAAATTTGACGGTAAATCTTCCGGATCAGTTAAGAAAGAAATAACAGAATCGGTTGGTGGACAGTGGGTTACAAAATTCAAATTACGAGATTGGGTATTCTCTCGCCAACGTTATTGGGGTGAACCAATACCAGTCATTCGCTGCGAAAATTGTGCTCTTATAAATCCTGAAGGAAAAGGCATTGTTCCTGTACCAGAAAAAGATCTTCCTGTCATTTTGCCAAGAGTCAAATCTTATGAACCTACAGGAACAGGAGAGTCTCCACTCGCTACTATTTCAAAATGGGTAAATGTAAAGTGTCCAGTCTGCAAAGGTTCAGCCAAAAGAGAGACCAATACTATGCCACAATGGGCGGGTTCCTCTTGGTATTATTTGAGATATGAAGATCCAGAAAATAACAAAGTTCTCGTTGACCCAAAAAAGGAAAAGTATTGGTCACCAGTTGATGTGTATGTAGGTGGAGCTGAACATGCTACTCGACATCTTATTTATGCTCGCTTTTGGCATAAATTTTTGTATGATATCGGCGTGGTTTCCAATATAGAACCATTTTTGAAACTTCAACATGTCGGTCTTATCATGGGGGAAGATGGTAGAAAAATGTCCAAACGTTTTGGAAATGTTATCAATCCTGATGAAATAGTTGGAAATTACGGAGCCGATTCCCTCAGACTTTATGAGATGTTTATGGGTCCTTTTGATCAACAGATTGCTTGGAGTACATCTAGTATAGTTGGTACTAGGAGATTCATTGAACGTGTTTGGAAACTTCGAGAAAAGGTTGATACGAAGGGGAAACTGGCACAGCCCAAAGAGTGCGCAGACGTGGATGCGATTATCCATAAAACTATAAAGAAGATCACTGACGATATTGAAGCAATGCGTTTCAATACAGCTGTGAGTGCTCTTATGATCGCCATAAACGAATTGGAAAAATCTGTTTCTATTAGTCGCAAACAGTACGAAACTATACTCCAGTTGCTCGCACCATTTGCTCCACATTTTACTGAAGAACTATGGTCCTTACTTGGTAACAAGAAATCAATACACGTCTCACCATGGCCCGTATATGACCCCAAAAAGGTGGTGGAAAATGAGGTTACTATCATGGTTCAGGTTAGTGGGAAGATTCGCGGTTCATTCACAGCTCCGACCGATACAAGTAAAGAAGATATAGAAAGACTAGCCAAAGAAGTTCCAGAAGTTAAGAAGTGGCTGGAAGGGAAGGAGATTCGTAAAGTTATTGTAGTCCCAAATAAGCTCGTAAACATAGTTGTTGCCTAA
- a CDS encoding virulence RhuM family protein: MKKTNFLQTTAQFLIFSTENGDPKVEVRIEGEMIWLTQKLIAELFDTTPQNITLHLKNVYEIGELVKDSTCKDFLQVQNEGGRDIERSLTYYNLDAIIAVGYRVNSKRATHFRIWATQVLREFIIKGFVLDDERLKQGRKLFNADYFQELLERVRSIRASERRIYQQITDIFAECSVDYDKDSSISHEFYAMVQNKFHFAITGKTAPEIIYNKVDSKKPHMGLLTWKKSPVGRILQSDVIVAKNYLEENEIKKLERTVVGFFDYIEGLIERSNTFTMKKFAESVDKFLSFNEYKILDGKGRVSKADADSKAIFEYREFNKHQNIESDFDREVKKIIGANN; this comes from the coding sequence ATGAAGAAGACTAATTTTCTACAAACTACTGCTCAGTTTCTCATTTTTTCAACAGAAAATGGTGATCCTAAAGTCGAAGTCCGTATAGAAGGAGAAATGATTTGGCTAACCCAGAAGTTGATAGCTGAGCTTTTTGATACTACACCACAAAATATCACGCTTCATTTGAAGAATGTTTATGAAATTGGTGAATTAGTGAAGGATTCAACTTGTAAGGATTTCTTACAAGTTCAAAATGAAGGAGGGAGAGATATTGAGCGTAGTCTAACCTATTACAATTTAGATGCGATTATTGCAGTAGGGTATAGAGTAAATTCTAAAAGAGCTACACATTTTCGTATCTGGGCAACACAGGTGCTTCGTGAATTTATTATTAAAGGGTTTGTGCTTGATGATGAGCGTTTGAAACAGGGTAGAAAGTTATTTAATGCAGACTATTTTCAAGAACTACTTGAACGCGTTCGCTCAATTAGGGCGAGTGAGCGTCGTATCTACCAACAAATAACAGATATTTTTGCTGAATGTAGTGTTGATTACGATAAAGATTCCAGTATCAGTCATGAGTTTTATGCAATGGTGCAGAATAAATTTCACTTTGCAATTACTGGTAAAACTGCTCCAGAGATAATTTATAATAAAGTAGACTCTAAAAAACCACATATGGGTCTTTTGACGTGGAAGAAATCACCAGTAGGTAGAATCTTACAATCTGATGTTATCGTTGCAAAAAATTATTTAGAAGAAAACGAAATTAAGAAGTTAGAACGAACGGTTGTAGGTTTTTTTGATTATATTGAAGGTTTGATTGAAAGAAGCAATACATTTACGATGAAAAAATTTGCTGAAAGCGTAGATAAGTTTCTTTCTTTTAATGAGTATAAGATCCTTGATGGAAAAGGACGTGTTTCTAAAGCCGATGCTGATTCAAAGGCAATTTTTGAATACAGGGAATTTAATAAGCACCAAAATATTGAATCTGATTTTGATAGAGAAGTGAAAAAGATAATTGGGGCTAATAATTGA